The sequence AATTTAAATCGATCTTTAATTTAGAACTTCCTACCAATGAAACTATGACAGCAAAAATTGATGGAAAAGATATATTGGTCAGCAAATTCTCCGGGAAAGCTCTTTGGGGTACAGTAAATGGAATTATCGCCATGGATAAAAATTTAAAAACTATAATAGGTATAGACATTATTTCTCATAATGAAACTCCTGGTTTAGGCGGGCGGATTGAAGAGGAGTGGTTTTTGAGCCAATTTAAAGGAGAAGCTGTTAGTAAAAACAATATTAAAGTGATACAGGGTAATGGAGATGGAAATTATAATTCTAACGATGGAATCGTAGATGGAATTGTTGGAGCTACCAGAACCAGCCACTCTATAGAAGTTATGATAAATCAAAAGATAAAAAGTCTGAGAGAGGAGGCAGGGAATGAATAAATATAAAGACATATTAAAGGATAATTTATGGGATGATAATCCTGTTTTTGTTCAAATCCTTGGGATTTGCTCGACATTAGCAGTTACTAATAATTTAACAAATACACTTATAATGAGTATTTCTGTAGTGTTTGTTGCTGGATTGACTAATTTTAGTGTGGCCAGCATAAAACATTTCATTCCTGGTAAAGTTCGTATGATCATACAAACTCTTATAATTTCTTTCTTTGTTATTATAGTAGATTTATTGCTGAGAGCCTTTCTGCCAGACATCAGTAAATCTCTTGGCCCATATGTAGGTTTAATTATTACTAATTGCATTATCATGGGAAGAGCCGAAGCTTTTGCTCGTTCAAATAAGCCTCTAATCTCTCTTTGGGATGGTTTTACAACAGGGATAGGATATATGTGGGTTCTAATGGCTATAGCTTTTATCAGGGAATTATTTGGTTTTGGCTCACTATTTGGGATTCAAATCATGCCGGAAGGATTCAAAACTTGGACAATAATGATTATGGCTCCAAGTGCATTTTTTATCTTAGGCGGTGTTATTTGGATAATCAATAACATAAAACTTTCAAAAGAAAGTTCAAAATAGGAGGTTTTACATGGCACCAGATATTAATCCATTGGTTTTGTTACTCGCTTCAATACTTACCAGTAATATTTTATTAGCTAATTTCTTAGGGTTGTGCAGCTTTATATCAATATCTAAAGATATGGATTCTGCCAACGGTCTTGGAATGTCTGTTACTGCAGTTCTGACTATTACAACTGCTATAAATTGGGTTGTATACAGATATATATTAATACCTTTTGATCTTTTATATCTCAGGTTTATTGTTTTTATCATAATTATCGCGGCTACCGTCCAGGTTTTAGAGATGGTTATCGACCGTTTTTCTCCTGCCCTTTATATGGCTTTAGGTATTTTCTTACCATTAATAACTGTTAATTGTGCTATTTTAGGAGTTGCTTTATTTATGGAGATTAGAGGTTATTCATTTCTACAGAGTATTGTTTTTGCTTTTGGTTCTGGTCTGGGATGGTGGCTTGCTATCGTTTCCTTAGCAGCTATACAAAAAAAAGTTTTAAAAGCTCCTGTCCCTGAAGGTTTAAAAGGAGCAGGAATAACCCTGATAACAATTGGGTTCATGGCCATGGCATTTATAGGGTTCTCCGGTATGCTCATAGTTCAATAAAAGGGGGAGTGTTTATGGAATTTTTAATTGCACCAATTATCGTTGCACTTCTTGCTAGCGCACTTGCTCTCACTATCTCTATCTTAGACAAACATGTCAATAACTATGGAGATGTAGAAATTAATATTAATAAAGGTAAAAAAGTGCTAGATGTAAAAGGGGGAGACAAACTCCTGACAACTTTATCTTCAGAAGGAGTTTTTCTTCCCTCTGGTTGTGGAGGAAGGGGATCTTGCGGAGCTTGTAAGTGTAAAATTTCCACAGATATAGGCCCTGTCCTTCCCACTGAAAAACCTTATTTATCCATTGAAGAAATCAATAACAATACAAGATTGGCATGCCAAATCAAGGTAAAAAAAAACCTGGATGTATATATCCCGGAAGAATTATTCAACGCCAGAGAATTCTCCGGCATTGTTGAAGAAATCAATGATTTAACCTATGATATCAAAGAAGTTATCGTATCTATAGGAGATGAGTCTATAGATTTTGTTTCTGGAAGATATATTCAATTAGTTGTTCCTCCATATGGAAAAATAAAAGAATCCACTCAAAGGGCTTATTCTATTTCTTCTAAACCTTCAGAAAGAAATAAGGTTGCTATGTTAATTCGGCTGGTTCCAGACGGAATAGCTACCACATGGGTTCATAAGTATATGAAAGTAGGGGATAAATTAAGATTAATAGGACCTTTTGGTGAATTTGAAAAATCAGATTGTGAATCTGTAATGATTTGTATTGCTGGAGGATCTGGTATGGCTCCATTTAAGTCTATATTCCATGACATGTTAGAAAAAGGTGAAATTGATAGAGAAGTTTGGTATTTTTTTGGAGCCAGAACTACAAAAGATTTATTTTTACTTAAAGAATTTCAAGAAATGGAAAAAAAATGGCCTAACTTTCATTTTATTCCTGCACTATCAGATTGTTCACCTGATGAGAATTGGGATGGTGAACAAGGTTTGATTACTGATGTTCTGGATAAATATTTAAAATCTAAAATTACTCCTTCTAAACACAAGGAAGGATTTCTTTGCGGAAGTCCGGGGATGATAGGGGCTTGTATTAATGTTCTCAATGACAACGGCATAAAAGATATTTTTTACGACAATTTTGCATAAAAAAATGGTTAATCTAGATTTCTGTAAATAAAAGGATAGTTGCAATTAATTATACAATTCAAGAAATAAAATAAATTTGGGTATTTTATACATTATATAGTAAACTAATATTAATCAAAATATAAGGGGGGAACTGTATGAATCCAAGAGTTGATCGAATTATAAAAGAATTGTCTATGTATGAAAGAGCCGAGGAAGTGGGTACATTTTTAAAATTACACGATACTGTTATACATGAATTACACATAGAATTAGATCGTGTTTATGATACCATTGCAAAAGAAGAGGCAGAATCAGATATAAAAGAATTGGAATCATATTCAACCGAGGTCACTGATCACCATAAGAAAGAGCTGCTTCATGAGATCATTGCCTATATAGAAAAAAAAGTTTAAAATCAAAAATGTAAGGGAGTTTTAATTATCACTATGAATACAAAAAAATCTAAACCTGAAGTAACTTACAAGGA comes from Psychrilyobacter piezotolerans and encodes:
- a CDS encoding FMN-binding protein, with the protein product MEKNSMTYTAVFSFIITFILVFFLTLTHLGTKNRVSQYNRNYEISSILKAAGVQLTDQGVQEQFKSIFNLELPTNETMTAKIDGKDILVSKFSGKALWGTVNGIIAMDKNLKTIIGIDIISHNETPGLGGRIEEEWFLSQFKGEAVSKNNIKVIQGNGDGNYNSNDGIVDGIVGATRTSHSIEVMINQKIKSLREEAGNE
- a CDS encoding NADH:ubiquinone reductase (Na(+)-transporting) subunit D, which produces MNKYKDILKDNLWDDNPVFVQILGICSTLAVTNNLTNTLIMSISVVFVAGLTNFSVASIKHFIPGKVRMIIQTLIISFFVIIVDLLLRAFLPDISKSLGPYVGLIITNCIIMGRAEAFARSNKPLISLWDGFTTGIGYMWVLMAIAFIRELFGFGSLFGIQIMPEGFKTWTIMIMAPSAFFILGGVIWIINNIKLSKESSK
- a CDS encoding NADH:ubiquinone reductase (Na(+)-transporting) subunit E; the protein is MAPDINPLVLLLASILTSNILLANFLGLCSFISISKDMDSANGLGMSVTAVLTITTAINWVVYRYILIPFDLLYLRFIVFIIIIAATVQVLEMVIDRFSPALYMALGIFLPLITVNCAILGVALFMEIRGYSFLQSIVFAFGSGLGWWLAIVSLAAIQKKVLKAPVPEGLKGAGITLITIGFMAMAFIGFSGMLIVQ
- a CDS encoding NADH:ubiquinone reductase (Na(+)-transporting) subunit F, whose product is MEFLIAPIIVALLASALALTISILDKHVNNYGDVEININKGKKVLDVKGGDKLLTTLSSEGVFLPSGCGGRGSCGACKCKISTDIGPVLPTEKPYLSIEEINNNTRLACQIKVKKNLDVYIPEELFNAREFSGIVEEINDLTYDIKEVIVSIGDESIDFVSGRYIQLVVPPYGKIKESTQRAYSISSKPSERNKVAMLIRLVPDGIATTWVHKYMKVGDKLRLIGPFGEFEKSDCESVMICIAGGSGMAPFKSIFHDMLEKGEIDREVWYFFGARTTKDLFLLKEFQEMEKKWPNFHFIPALSDCSPDENWDGEQGLITDVLDKYLKSKITPSKHKEGFLCGSPGMIGACINVLNDNGIKDIFYDNFA